One window of Athalia rosae chromosome 4, iyAthRosa1.1, whole genome shotgun sequence genomic DNA carries:
- the LOC105692601 gene encoding uncharacterized protein LOC105692601 isoform X5, with translation MKPSELKKLVKNIILRTILCRRDPHKWRAAQSSEKSERVENLLDDSRCSCCLKPFLIGRGVVCEECGGRVCRKGCSRWNTEENAWHCLFCHQRRSWLKRNEKWFETFGGLSADHDDAANRFSTAKSQVFLAEADYARVGPDVDLAIGGEEEAGDSIERVRDIIEKIVDGIVGNVDDIPIERLFDHPEYDQLMETYKKPLARTLARLAISLQLSIGHKPATDTPTMAHSALRELVERAVDEARKLPGLGASNATRTDEQTDISDQTYEDLLATAILNKVIEKYQNERVDNNSNTVDENKTSSRPKYISSEIEVGLDEGVEEGSSSLEPLSQDEYSSDCSAPASKYSLNRQEPMSLTIEEHIEEVTTTYTSDEEEEETLETNGLDFRNSHRVPFPEFGMDIIDPSQESSEETQDEATTPTHVDLVTPVESWEENWLFQKKKMQAQSEPVAMLVPNPSEDFRPLIGDREADDTSDLSDCSAQSDEEIEEELLEAINNVIPKIPGSPESYDASPSFINKEITELENQIENDVTKIKGNDGLEKLPPITLGKDHFVENPLIHLEVDRTSGDGITIVHSNGYNEEENENQPPKTPEFKLGIEDMLVFNVSADRIAEPPLKVDNTKDSLKFIQEEKLSINSTLPGEKIGDGEVEESKCSFAPARQEVVEKNERQVEEDILSIDKSELNSSSKDIVDFPLQAVESRIEECDNNVKKEIQLPQLTRDVKLPVPEADISVQELPQLTKDFKLLVNDEEVIKLTGIQQELEKSVNEIDSSLKKVSESPDVTTDLKLSPDESNGKVEDPVPLPRVTRDFKIPVDEGTITVENNVEQVTEIISETVADEIEVCKLEQNNLQGRLEDVKNAVAESVNKLDIPADQVEAEGSVAILKDFGIDNSVTNQVADLDDDIYAEELPRTPRSSLTSSSAPILDSGASETGIQTDLRSLEEKLVSVETRIDSEPDSFANKSNEDAQIAEEVLSSLSTLDNILTGEELNDIVEARLIYVETSGNENSYTVNSHQEDGAQQESEYTEHYDTATQRHLDSLTRSGKSKELKDIQLSDVDRLEDIPPPIPSTPPPIARLRQCREAAALAEVEDVEKPITAERKRVEVDLFLATPPRPGTIAEREHKKWENAAPIENNPYSEENIQKRLLQRQYTRITSSETSSGDNAEVTKMEGNSLQVVLGAGQPDVKRYGRDYYINDSKKANGELARRSTLLNALRRNSSLSQNSGSYDEDTEPQVSYGLDRFEEASLRGSLHRRSFGGQNSSPHFVINPLLHLQRGDERESELNDRCVSDCVTNENQCNARSVDRINSPKTMEKNIVNLESRNRSVVKTTEPPSRAVDPRSKIIVDEKSGCKYVINPLNVCYYIGGPDEDISNVQSREKDYLEVSEGDDLMVEKGDLRLKLLDDKGELVDLEPENFKRLFKAGDDEEKFAVNPLYNLHDGFRSGNQEGISNFVDRDSGMYSIDSNVATEIDKPRISVYRCDEAPKRLSVDESKKPKESQMILINGKKYSNLGGFKSNTFGGIKRRRFELNNFDDESDETDSHDEETFEWPDNYSNFGSLKCQTFGGIKERTKFDGKNILNHQKIKLRPALSFKEAKEVNNIQKATSLKDRDSNWDMFETRSNPSYRKFKDVKSSLKKKKSLCEATAREQTVEDRNIGDESLMASFLRDAIMRPKSRLSTDNDSVYSLDTSYRKSQSRKSSKPRYLTSQNSLRLQPPVSPEVVQKSFETLAGIRRRGSLKDDEISFHSSNSRRRRIPDDISIW, from the exons ATGAAACCGAGTGAGCTCAAAAAATTGGTTAAAAATATCATACTCAGGACGATACTGTGCAGAAGAGATCCGCACAAGTg GAGAGCAGCCCAGTCTTCGGAAAAAAGCGAGAGGGTTGAAAATCTTCTGGATGACAGCCGTTGTTCCTGTTGCCTGAAACCATTTTTGATCGGTCGAGGAGTCGTCTGCGAGGAGTGCGGAGGTAGAGTTTGCCGCAAAGGGTGTTCGCGTTGGAATACTGAAGAAAACGCTTGGCACTGCCTCTTCTGTCATCAACGAAG GTCGTGGCTGAAGAGAAACGAGAAGTGGTTCGAAACCTTTGGCGGTTTGTCCGCCGACCACGACGACGCGGCTAACCGCTTCAGTACGGCCAAATCCCAGGTTTTCCTTGCAG aagCGGATTATGCTCGGGTGGGTCCGGACGTGGACCTCGCGATCGGAGGCGAAGAAGAAGCGGGAGATTCGATTGAAAGAGTCAGAGACATTATCGAGAAAATAGTCGACGGCATCGTTGGAAATGTTGACGATATACCGATCGAACGACTCTTCGATCACCCAGAAT ATGATCAACTTATGGAAACGTATAAAAAACCTTTGGCAAGGACTCTTGCTCGGTTGGCAATATCCCTTCAACTGTCTATCGGTC ATAAACCGGCCACGGATACGCCAACCATGGCGCATTCCGCCTTACGCGAATTGGTGGAACGCGCCGTGGACGAAGCAAGAAAATTACCGGGGCTCGGGGCTTCGAATGCTACCAGAACTGACGAGCAAACGGATATTTCCGATCAAACCTACGAGGACCTTCTCGCAACCGCTATACTGAACAAG gtgatagaaaaataccaaaatgaACGTGTTGATAACAATAGTAATACGGTTGATGAGAATAAGACTTCCTCACGACCGAAATACATCAGCA GCGAAATTGAGGTGGGACTTGACGAAGGCGTCGAAGAAGGTAGTAGCAGCCTGGAACCGCTGTCTCAGGACGAGTACAGCAGCGATTGCAGCGCGCCAGCTTCAAAATATTCTTTGAATCGTCAAGAACCAATGTCGCTGACT ATTGAGGAACACATCGAGGAAGTGACAACCACCTACACGTCCgacgaggaagaggaagagacaCTCGAGACGAACGGGCTGGACTTTAGAAACTCTCATCGTGTGCCGTTCCCTGAATTCGGAATGGACATTATAGATC CTTCGCAAGAATCGTCGGAGGAAACCCAGGACGAGGCGACAACGCCGACTCATGTCGATCTAGTCACACCGGTGGAATCTTGGGAGGAAAATTGGCTTTtccaaaagaagaaaatgcaAGCTCAGTCCGAGCCTGTGGCCATGCTGGTTCCGAATCCTAGCGAAGACTTTAGGCCGCTGATCGGAGACCGGGAAGCAGATGACACGTCCGATCTTTCGGACTGTTCGGCACAATCCGACGAGGAAATTGAGGAGGAACTTCTTGAGGCTATAAATAACGTAATACCCAAGATTCCCGGAAGCCCGGAATCGTACGATGcttctccttcttttattAATAAAGAAATTACGGAGTTAGAAAATCAGATTGAAAACGACGTAACTAAAATCAAGGGAAACGATGGCTTGGAAAAACTGCCACCCATCACTCTTGGTAAAGATCATTTTGTAGAGAATCCGTTGATTCATCTCGAAGTCGATCGAACTTCCGGCGATGGGATAACGATCGTTCACAGTAATGGATACAATgaagaggagaatgaaaatcaaCCTCCGAAGACACCTGAATTTAAATTAGGCATAGAAGATATGCTCGTGTTTAACGTTAGCGCGGACAGAATAGCGGAGCCTCCGCTTAAAGTGGACAATACGAAGGACTCTTTAAAATTTAtacaggaagaaaaattatcgattaatTCCACTTTGCcaggtgaaaaaattggagacgGCGAAGTCGAAGAATCGAAATGTTCATTTGCGCCTGCAAGACAAGAAGTTGTGGAGAAAAATGAGCGACAGGTTGAAGAGGACATTCTTTCTATCGACAAGAGCGAATTGAATTCTTCGTCGAAGGATATCGTAGATTTTCCACTGCAGGCTGTCGAATCACGAATCGAAGAGTGCGATAAcaacgtaaaaaaagaaattcaattaccACAGTTAACGAGGGACGTAAAATTACCTGTACCGGAAGCGGATATCAGCGTACAAGAATTACCGCAGCTAACCAAGGATTTCAAATTACTTGTAAATGACGAAGAGGTGATTAAGCTAACGGGAATACAGCAAGAGTTGGAAAAGTCCGTCAACGAAATTGActcaagtttgaaaaaagtgtCCGAATCACCAGACGTGACAACAGACTTGAAATTATCTCCGGATGAATCTAATGGAAAAGTAGAAGATCCAGTCCCATTGCCACGAGTAACAAGAGACTTCAAAATACCCGTAGATGAGGGAACAATAACCGTCGAAAATAATGTAGAACAAGTAACGGAAATCATATCGGAAACCGTTGCTGACGAAATAGAAGTTTGTAAACTGGAGCAAAATAATTTGCAAGGTCGTTTGGAAGACGTTAAAAACGCTGTGGCCGAATCGGTGAACAAACTCGATATACCGGCTGATCAGGTGGAAGCGGAAGGTTCGGTAGCAATTCTGAAAGATTTTGGGATTGATAACTCGGTTACAAACCAGGTCGCTGACCTTGATGACGATATCTATGCAGAAGAGCTACCAAGGACTCCGCGGTCGTCTCTTACAAGTTCATCCGCTCCAATATTGGACAGCGGTGCTTCCGAAACCGGAATTCAAACCGACCTCCGTTCATTAGAAGAAAAACTGGTCTCCGTAGAAACTAGAATTGACAGTGAGCCCGACTCCTTTGCAAATAAATCCAACGAAGACGCTCAAATCGCAGAAGAAGTTCTGAGTTCCTTGAGCACGCTTGACAATATCCTCACCGGTGAAGAATTGAACGACATTGTCGAAGCGCGTCTCATATACGTGGAGACTtcgggaaatgaaaattcttacaCAGTGAACTCGCATC AAGAAGACGGCGCACAGCAGGAGAGCGAATACACCGAACATTACGATACGGCGACCCAGAGGCACTTGGACAGTTTAACCAGATCTGGAAAAAGCAAGGAACTCAAAGACATCCAGCTTTCGGACGTCGACCGTCTAGAAGATATTCCGCCCCCGATACCCTCAACTCCACCCCCGATCGCTAGGCTCAG GCAGTGCCGCGAGGCTGCGGCTTTGGCCGAAGTCGAGGACGTCGAAAAACCCATTACAGCTGAACGGAAACGAGTGGAAGTCGATCTGTTTCTCGCAACTCCACCGCGACcag GAACCATCGCCGAGCGAGAACACAAAAAGTGGGAAAACGCTGCACCGATTGAAAACAATCCTTACAGCGAGGAAAATATCCAGAAGCGGCTTCTACAGCGACAATACACGCGGATAACGTCATCGGAAACTTCGTCTGG GGATAACGCCGAAGTAACAAAGATGGAGGGAAATTCTCTTCAAGTTGTCCTTGGTGCGGGTCAACCGGATGTGAAAAG GTACGGAAGAGACTACTACATCAACGACTCTAAGAAGGCGAATGGAGAACTTGCGCGAAGATCTACATTGTTGAACGCCTTGAGACGTAACAGCTCCCTGTCCCAGAACTCCGGCTCGTATGACGAAGATACCGAACCGCAGGTGAGTTATGGACTTGACAGATTCGAGGAGGCATCCCTGCGGGGCAGCCTTCATAGACGGAGCTTTGGAGGGCAGAATTCAAGCCCTCACTTCGTAATCAACCCTCTGCTACACTTGCAACGTGGCGACGAACGCGAAAGCGAATTAAACGACCGCTGCGTTTCCGATTGCGtaacgaacgaaaatcaatGTAACGCGAGATCCGTTGATCGGATTAACTCTccaaaaacgatggaaaaaaacatCGTTAATTTGGAATCTAGAAATAGATCGGTCGTAAAAACTACCGAGCCGCCTTCCAGGGCTGTAGATCCGCGATCGAAGATTATCGTGGACGAAAAATCGGGATGCAAATACGTGATCAATCCTCTCAACGTATGTTACTACATCGGAGGACCGGATGAGGATATATCTAACGTACAAAGTCGTGAAAAAGATTACTTGGAGGTGTCTGAAGGGGATGATTTAATGGTCGAAAAGGGAGATCTGAGGCTTAAACTTCTCGACGACAAGGGAGAACTGGTGGATTTGGAgcctgaaaattttaaaagacTTTTCAAAGCCGGCGACGATGAAGAGAAATTTGCAGTCAATCCTCTCTACAATTTGCACGATGGATTCCGGAGTGGGAATCAAGAAGGGATTTCTAATTTCGTTGATCGGGATTCAGGGATGTACTCGATAGACTCAAATGTCGCCACAGAGATAGATAAGCCCAGGATAAGTGTATATCGTTGCGATGAAGCTCCGAAAAGATTGTCCGTAGATGAGTCGAAAAAGCCCAAGGAATCCCAAATGATTTTGATTAACGGTAAAAAGTATTCAAATCTTGGAGGATTCAAGTCTAACACTTTTGGCGGAATAAAGAGAAGACGTTTCGAGCTAAATAATTTCGATGACGAGTCTGACGAGACGGATTCACACGACGAGGAGACGTTTGAGTGGCCAgacaattattcgaattttggcAGTTTGAAGTGTCAAACCTTTGGTGGTATcaaggaacgaacgaaatttgacggtaaaaatattctgaatcatcagaaaataaaattacgccCAGCTCTCTCGTTCAAAGAAGCTAAAGAGGTCAACAATATCCAGAAAGCGACATCATTGAAGGACAGGGACTCTAACTGGGATATGTTTGAAACTCGTAGCAACCCGAGTTACAGAAAATTCAAGGATGTTAAGTCAagtttgaagaagaaaaaatctctcTGCGAAGCTACCGCGAGGGAACAAACAGTCGAGGATAGAAACATAGGCGATGAAAGCTTGATGGCTAGTTTTTTGAGAGACGCTATTATGCGGCCAAAATCCCGACTTTCGACTGATAACGATTCGGTTTATTCATTGGATACCAGTTACCGAAAATCACAGAGTAGAAAGTCATCAAAGCCGCGGTATTTAACGAGCCAAAATTCCCTGAGATTACAGCCTCCCGTTTCCCCGGAAGTTGTACAAAAAAGCTTCGAAACTCTAGCTGGTATTCGACGGCGAGGAAGTCTTAAGGACGATGAAATCAGTTTTCATAGTAGTAATAGCAGACGTAGAAGAATCCCTGACGATATTTCTATATggtga
- the LOC105692601 gene encoding uncharacterized protein LOC105692601 isoform X4 has protein sequence MIMVSPGLSVVAAGIVSGLCFLVIHGLRKGRAAQSSEKSERVENLLDDSRCSCCLKPFLIGRGVVCEECGGRVCRKGCSRWNTEENAWHCLFCHQRRSWLKRNEKWFETFGGLSADHDDAANRFSTAKSQVFLAEADYARVGPDVDLAIGGEEEAGDSIERVRDIIEKIVDGIVGNVDDIPIERLFDHPEYDQLMETYKKPLARTLARLAISLQLSIGHKPATDTPTMAHSALRELVERAVDEARKLPGLGASNATRTDEQTDISDQTYEDLLATAILNKVIEKYQNERVDNNSNTVDENKTSSRPKYISSEIEVGLDEGVEEGSSSLEPLSQDEYSSDCSAPASKYSLNRQEPMSLTIEEHIEEVTTTYTSDEEEEETLETNGLDFRNSHRVPFPEFGMDIIDPSQESSEETQDEATTPTHVDLVTPVESWEENWLFQKKKMQAQSEPVAMLVPNPSEDFRPLIGDREADDTSDLSDCSAQSDEEIEEELLEAINNVIPKIPGSPESYDASPSFINKEITELENQIENDVTKIKGNDGLEKLPPITLGKDHFVENPLIHLEVDRTSGDGITIVHSNGYNEEENENQPPKTPEFKLGIEDMLVFNVSADRIAEPPLKVDNTKDSLKFIQEEKLSINSTLPGEKIGDGEVEESKCSFAPARQEVVEKNERQVEEDILSIDKSELNSSSKDIVDFPLQAVESRIEECDNNVKKEIQLPQLTRDVKLPVPEADISVQELPQLTKDFKLLVNDEEVIKLTGIQQELEKSVNEIDSSLKKVSESPDVTTDLKLSPDESNGKVEDPVPLPRVTRDFKIPVDEGTITVENNVEQVTEIISETVADEIEVCKLEQNNLQGRLEDVKNAVAESVNKLDIPADQVEAEGSVAILKDFGIDNSVTNQVADLDDDIYAEELPRTPRSSLTSSSAPILDSGASETGIQTDLRSLEEKLVSVETRIDSEPDSFANKSNEDAQIAEEVLSSLSTLDNILTGEELNDIVEARLIYVETSGNENSYTVNSHQEDGAQQESEYTEHYDTATQRHLDSLTRSGKSKELKDIQLSDVDRLEDIPPPIPSTPPPIARLRQCREAAALAEVEDVEKPITAERKRVEVDLFLATPPRPGTIAEREHKKWENAAPIENNPYSEENIQKRLLQRQYTRITSSETSSGDNAEVTKMEGNSLQVVLGAGQPDVKRYGRDYYINDSKKANGELARRSTLLNALRRNSSLSQNSGSYDEDTEPQVSYGLDRFEEASLRGSLHRRSFGGQNSSPHFVINPLLHLQRGDERESELNDRCVSDCVTNENQCNARSVDRINSPKTMEKNIVNLESRNRSVVKTTEPPSRAVDPRSKIIVDEKSGCKYVINPLNVCYYIGGPDEDISNVQSREKDYLEVSEGDDLMVEKGDLRLKLLDDKGELVDLEPENFKRLFKAGDDEEKFAVNPLYNLHDGFRSGNQEGISNFVDRDSGMYSIDSNVATEIDKPRISVYRCDEAPKRLSVDESKKPKESQMILINGKKYSNLGGFKSNTFGGIKRRRFELNNFDDESDETDSHDEETFEWPDNYSNFGSLKCQTFGGIKERTKFDGKNILNHQKIKLRPALSFKEAKEVNNIQKATSLKDRDSNWDMFETRSNPSYRKFKDVKSSLKKKKSLCEATAREQTVEDRNIGDESLMASFLRDAIMRPKSRLSTDNDSVYSLDTSYRKSQSRKSSKPRYLTSQNSLRLQPPVSPEVVQKSFETLAGIRRRGSLKDDEISFHSSNSRRRRIPDDISIW, from the exons ATGATTATGGTCTCACCGGGATTAAGCGTGGTTGCGGCTGGTATTGTTTCCGGCCTATGTTTCCTAGTTATCCATGGGCTACGTAAAGG GAGAGCAGCCCAGTCTTCGGAAAAAAGCGAGAGGGTTGAAAATCTTCTGGATGACAGCCGTTGTTCCTGTTGCCTGAAACCATTTTTGATCGGTCGAGGAGTCGTCTGCGAGGAGTGCGGAGGTAGAGTTTGCCGCAAAGGGTGTTCGCGTTGGAATACTGAAGAAAACGCTTGGCACTGCCTCTTCTGTCATCAACGAAG GTCGTGGCTGAAGAGAAACGAGAAGTGGTTCGAAACCTTTGGCGGTTTGTCCGCCGACCACGACGACGCGGCTAACCGCTTCAGTACGGCCAAATCCCAGGTTTTCCTTGCAG aagCGGATTATGCTCGGGTGGGTCCGGACGTGGACCTCGCGATCGGAGGCGAAGAAGAAGCGGGAGATTCGATTGAAAGAGTCAGAGACATTATCGAGAAAATAGTCGACGGCATCGTTGGAAATGTTGACGATATACCGATCGAACGACTCTTCGATCACCCAGAAT ATGATCAACTTATGGAAACGTATAAAAAACCTTTGGCAAGGACTCTTGCTCGGTTGGCAATATCCCTTCAACTGTCTATCGGTC ATAAACCGGCCACGGATACGCCAACCATGGCGCATTCCGCCTTACGCGAATTGGTGGAACGCGCCGTGGACGAAGCAAGAAAATTACCGGGGCTCGGGGCTTCGAATGCTACCAGAACTGACGAGCAAACGGATATTTCCGATCAAACCTACGAGGACCTTCTCGCAACCGCTATACTGAACAAG gtgatagaaaaataccaaaatgaACGTGTTGATAACAATAGTAATACGGTTGATGAGAATAAGACTTCCTCACGACCGAAATACATCAGCA GCGAAATTGAGGTGGGACTTGACGAAGGCGTCGAAGAAGGTAGTAGCAGCCTGGAACCGCTGTCTCAGGACGAGTACAGCAGCGATTGCAGCGCGCCAGCTTCAAAATATTCTTTGAATCGTCAAGAACCAATGTCGCTGACT ATTGAGGAACACATCGAGGAAGTGACAACCACCTACACGTCCgacgaggaagaggaagagacaCTCGAGACGAACGGGCTGGACTTTAGAAACTCTCATCGTGTGCCGTTCCCTGAATTCGGAATGGACATTATAGATC CTTCGCAAGAATCGTCGGAGGAAACCCAGGACGAGGCGACAACGCCGACTCATGTCGATCTAGTCACACCGGTGGAATCTTGGGAGGAAAATTGGCTTTtccaaaagaagaaaatgcaAGCTCAGTCCGAGCCTGTGGCCATGCTGGTTCCGAATCCTAGCGAAGACTTTAGGCCGCTGATCGGAGACCGGGAAGCAGATGACACGTCCGATCTTTCGGACTGTTCGGCACAATCCGACGAGGAAATTGAGGAGGAACTTCTTGAGGCTATAAATAACGTAATACCCAAGATTCCCGGAAGCCCGGAATCGTACGATGcttctccttcttttattAATAAAGAAATTACGGAGTTAGAAAATCAGATTGAAAACGACGTAACTAAAATCAAGGGAAACGATGGCTTGGAAAAACTGCCACCCATCACTCTTGGTAAAGATCATTTTGTAGAGAATCCGTTGATTCATCTCGAAGTCGATCGAACTTCCGGCGATGGGATAACGATCGTTCACAGTAATGGATACAATgaagaggagaatgaaaatcaaCCTCCGAAGACACCTGAATTTAAATTAGGCATAGAAGATATGCTCGTGTTTAACGTTAGCGCGGACAGAATAGCGGAGCCTCCGCTTAAAGTGGACAATACGAAGGACTCTTTAAAATTTAtacaggaagaaaaattatcgattaatTCCACTTTGCcaggtgaaaaaattggagacgGCGAAGTCGAAGAATCGAAATGTTCATTTGCGCCTGCAAGACAAGAAGTTGTGGAGAAAAATGAGCGACAGGTTGAAGAGGACATTCTTTCTATCGACAAGAGCGAATTGAATTCTTCGTCGAAGGATATCGTAGATTTTCCACTGCAGGCTGTCGAATCACGAATCGAAGAGTGCGATAAcaacgtaaaaaaagaaattcaattaccACAGTTAACGAGGGACGTAAAATTACCTGTACCGGAAGCGGATATCAGCGTACAAGAATTACCGCAGCTAACCAAGGATTTCAAATTACTTGTAAATGACGAAGAGGTGATTAAGCTAACGGGAATACAGCAAGAGTTGGAAAAGTCCGTCAACGAAATTGActcaagtttgaaaaaagtgtCCGAATCACCAGACGTGACAACAGACTTGAAATTATCTCCGGATGAATCTAATGGAAAAGTAGAAGATCCAGTCCCATTGCCACGAGTAACAAGAGACTTCAAAATACCCGTAGATGAGGGAACAATAACCGTCGAAAATAATGTAGAACAAGTAACGGAAATCATATCGGAAACCGTTGCTGACGAAATAGAAGTTTGTAAACTGGAGCAAAATAATTTGCAAGGTCGTTTGGAAGACGTTAAAAACGCTGTGGCCGAATCGGTGAACAAACTCGATATACCGGCTGATCAGGTGGAAGCGGAAGGTTCGGTAGCAATTCTGAAAGATTTTGGGATTGATAACTCGGTTACAAACCAGGTCGCTGACCTTGATGACGATATCTATGCAGAAGAGCTACCAAGGACTCCGCGGTCGTCTCTTACAAGTTCATCCGCTCCAATATTGGACAGCGGTGCTTCCGAAACCGGAATTCAAACCGACCTCCGTTCATTAGAAGAAAAACTGGTCTCCGTAGAAACTAGAATTGACAGTGAGCCCGACTCCTTTGCAAATAAATCCAACGAAGACGCTCAAATCGCAGAAGAAGTTCTGAGTTCCTTGAGCACGCTTGACAATATCCTCACCGGTGAAGAATTGAACGACATTGTCGAAGCGCGTCTCATATACGTGGAGACTtcgggaaatgaaaattcttacaCAGTGAACTCGCATC AAGAAGACGGCGCACAGCAGGAGAGCGAATACACCGAACATTACGATACGGCGACCCAGAGGCACTTGGACAGTTTAACCAGATCTGGAAAAAGCAAGGAACTCAAAGACATCCAGCTTTCGGACGTCGACCGTCTAGAAGATATTCCGCCCCCGATACCCTCAACTCCACCCCCGATCGCTAGGCTCAG GCAGTGCCGCGAGGCTGCGGCTTTGGCCGAAGTCGAGGACGTCGAAAAACCCATTACAGCTGAACGGAAACGAGTGGAAGTCGATCTGTTTCTCGCAACTCCACCGCGACcag GAACCATCGCCGAGCGAGAACACAAAAAGTGGGAAAACGCTGCACCGATTGAAAACAATCCTTACAGCGAGGAAAATATCCAGAAGCGGCTTCTACAGCGACAATACACGCGGATAACGTCATCGGAAACTTCGTCTGG GGATAACGCCGAAGTAACAAAGATGGAGGGAAATTCTCTTCAAGTTGTCCTTGGTGCGGGTCAACCGGATGTGAAAAG GTACGGAAGAGACTACTACATCAACGACTCTAAGAAGGCGAATGGAGAACTTGCGCGAAGATCTACATTGTTGAACGCCTTGAGACGTAACAGCTCCCTGTCCCAGAACTCCGGCTCGTATGACGAAGATACCGAACCGCAGGTGAGTTATGGACTTGACAGATTCGAGGAGGCATCCCTGCGGGGCAGCCTTCATAGACGGAGCTTTGGAGGGCAGAATTCAAGCCCTCACTTCGTAATCAACCCTCTGCTACACTTGCAACGTGGCGACGAACGCGAAAGCGAATTAAACGACCGCTGCGTTTCCGATTGCGtaacgaacgaaaatcaatGTAACGCGAGATCCGTTGATCGGATTAACTCTccaaaaacgatggaaaaaaacatCGTTAATTTGGAATCTAGAAATAGATCGGTCGTAAAAACTACCGAGCCGCCTTCCAGGGCTGTAGATCCGCGATCGAAGATTATCGTGGACGAAAAATCGGGATGCAAATACGTGATCAATCCTCTCAACGTATGTTACTACATCGGAGGACCGGATGAGGATATATCTAACGTACAAAGTCGTGAAAAAGATTACTTGGAGGTGTCTGAAGGGGATGATTTAATGGTCGAAAAGGGAGATCTGAGGCTTAAACTTCTCGACGACAAGGGAGAACTGGTGGATTTGGAgcctgaaaattttaaaagacTTTTCAAAGCCGGCGACGATGAAGAGAAATTTGCAGTCAATCCTCTCTACAATTTGCACGATGGATTCCGGAGTGGGAATCAAGAAGGGATTTCTAATTTCGTTGATCGGGATTCAGGGATGTACTCGATAGACTCAAATGTCGCCACAGAGATAGATAAGCCCAGGATAAGTGTATATCGTTGCGATGAAGCTCCGAAAAGATTGTCCGTAGATGAGTCGAAAAAGCCCAAGGAATCCCAAATGATTTTGATTAACGGTAAAAAGTATTCAAATCTTGGAGGATTCAAGTCTAACACTTTTGGCGGAATAAAGAGAAGACGTTTCGAGCTAAATAATTTCGATGACGAGTCTGACGAGACGGATTCACACGACGAGGAGACGTTTGAGTGGCCAgacaattattcgaattttggcAGTTTGAAGTGTCAAACCTTTGGTGGTATcaaggaacgaacgaaatttgacggtaaaaatattctgaatcatcagaaaataaaattacgccCAGCTCTCTCGTTCAAAGAAGCTAAAGAGGTCAACAATATCCAGAAAGCGACATCATTGAAGGACAGGGACTCTAACTGGGATATGTTTGAAACTCGTAGCAACCCGAGTTACAGAAAATTCAAGGATGTTAAGTCAagtttgaagaagaaaaaatctctcTGCGAAGCTACCGCGAGGGAACAAACAGTCGAGGATAGAAACATAGGCGATGAAAGCTTGATGGCTAGTTTTTTGAGAGACGCTATTATGCGGCCAAAATCCCGACTTTCGACTGATAACGATTCGGTTTATTCATTGGATACCAGTTACCGAAAATCACAGAGTAGAAAGTCATCAAAGCCGCGGTATTTAACGAGCCAAAATTCCCTGAGATTACAGCCTCCCGTTTCCCCGGAAGTTGTACAAAAAAGCTTCGAAACTCTAGCTGGTATTCGACGGCGAGGAAGTCTTAAGGACGATGAAATCAGTTTTCATAGTAGTAATAGCAGACGTAGAAGAATCCCTGACGATATTTCTATATggtga